The DNA sequence AATGACCATCACCATTCAGACCAGGATTAGAACCAATTACACGCTTAACTGCCCCACAGAAACACCATGCGCCGCCCTTTCTGTAACAAACAACGCGgccacagacaaaaacagaccACAGCAACATGCGTACAGTACAATCTAGACCAAGTGCCACTCCGCTGCAATTTTTGCAGTCTGGATTTTTCCCTTCAGTTTTGCTGAACTATTAACCGATCCTCCCCAAATTGTGCCCCCGTGATCTGAAGACGTCATCATTGTATTGTGGCGTAGTACGAAATGTAGTAAACTCACAGCATGCACTGAGAGATGTGCTAATTGAGATGTGGGTTTGTCCATCGGTGCCCGAACGGACAAATCTATTATGTCTCACCATCTCTCACTTCTACAAAACAAAATCCGAACTAAGAATTTGATTCCATTTTTGGATGACAATGGAGATGGTTCCATTAAAGTGCggaaattcaaaaataaataataataataatcatgatcCTAACCTTTCTTTGTATAGTACCTtatcatataaaaaaaactgcctgatGGGCTTCAGcaaaacagagaaataaaaaattaaaaaaatgaaatagtaataataaattacaaaaataagtcTAATAAAATGAGTAATGGTAAACACATGATACATTACCAGATCTAAAAgcaaggctttaaaaaaaaaaccattaaaccAAGAATATCCACAAATCAGCTCAATTTCTATTCAGAACGACTGAAGAAAAGGAATGGAGCCTTTACCGTTGTCAAGGTCCGTTATCCGAAGCGGAGTCAAGCTGGAGATGATGGTGCTGGAGATCTGTGCTTCAGTTTGTAACCAATCGCTGTTTCTCTGGGTGGGTTTTGTTTGGCTgaagctgtcactcaaactgcCGAAGCCAATCCGCTGCCGGGTGGGAAagcggggggggtgtggcatCGTGTTCACCATTTCCAGACCACGCCCCCCGAGTGCCGCTCCTCCCACCTTCTGATTGGTTTTAAATCGATAGCCACGACGAGACTGAGCCgcctggctcctcctcctcccctatTCCCCGCCACTTGAGTTCTCCTTCGCAAACTGCATTttactctctctccatccctccctccctccctccctctctcgctctttctgtACCGCTCTGTACCGTGCCCTTATTTCTCCATCTCTcgttcgcccccccccccccatttccctgCTTTCGCACGCCCCCGTGGTTGTTGCCACGGCAATGGCAGCGAGCATACACGTTTGATGGAGACTAAGGTTTCTATACAGCGGATGGAAACAAAAGGAATGGCGGTCAGGAAAAAAACAGCGGACCTGAACCGAGAACAAAACACGACAAACACCCAGGGGACTCTGCCAGGCacacatatttattacattttaaataatcaacGTATCATCCGACAGATCAAAAGCATTCATATTTAAGGCATTGTCCTTAACATGGAAGAAATAAAAGGTCTTCTCGGTATTAAAAAACACACCAACGTACACAAATATTCAtgagatacaaaataaaaataaacagaaataacagtCCGTAATAAACTACACGAACAACACAAGAAGACGCAAACATGCGCAAACACAATAGAACATCTATTATTTTGGCCATCAGCTCCACAGATCTCTTTGTATAGCTGGTTACACAATATCCACAAAATGCTTTTCAACTGAACTTGATCAGTTTCTGCAATCAAAATAAACATACGTGTGGGCGggagtgtgtgcacacatacagtacacacacacacacacacacacacaaacgtaatCTTTAAAAACAGGGGTCCTCAATGCTGATCCTGGAGAGTTGTGGGGTTTCCTGCGTTTGTTTTTGCCTaaaaaaatcagcacccaatttaGACCCACGAGGCCTCTTTAATTGCTAAAGTACACCAACAGACCCAGAATCAGGGTGAAAGATCCCTGCTTTAAACATTGCACTAAATCCAACTGTCTCTATAATCATCTTTGTGGAGCCATCTTTGCAAtagcagtgtttttattttgtgccatCATAAGGTAATGTGCTTGGCTGGATTCTGTCAGAAAacgaaccccccacccccaaaaacatATTTGGGAAAAAACCTCATACAGAAACATGAATAATGGATTGCTCATATTCTGTATGGAATAAAAAGGCCAGGCTTGGGGTTCAGAGATGGAGTGGAGGGTCATGTGCTTTGGAATGGGAAGAATTGGTCCGGCCTGCATTCGCTGGAAGAGCCTGGGGTCAGGGGGGTGTCCAAACTGAGTGCGGAACGAGAACCTCCTGATTGGGCACCATGTCCTGTCCGTCACAGGACAGTCCTAGATGGACAGCACACCTGTCCCCCTTGGCCAGCGAGGACCACAGAGCTGAGAGGTTACTGGAAAGCGAGCCAAGCCGCGGCTGAGGTCAGCAGGCCTGTCCTCAGTGTAAGTGCTCAGAAAAGCCTGTTCCAGCAGTGCGGCAGTTAAGTGAGCCTGCTTTACAGCGTAACACCTCTGAAAAGCCTCTTCCAAAGTGTAAACATTGAGAGAGCCTGTTCCGTAGCGGAAATACGTAGAAGCAGCTCAGTGGTGACGCGAGTGGACCTAATCCTGCCCTGACCTGACAGAGAGGCAGTTTGAGCTAGGCAGAATCAGCTCAGGGGAATGTGCTTTTGCcctcctgcaggaggacagtctgattggctgggttaGTCACCGTATATATATTTGCAAAGTCCCATGGGAAAAAAGTGCTATAGGAAACGTCTTTCTTTTCTGACATTGGTGTCATAACGGGCATTATTGCTCTGCACCAGTACTGCCACTGCTTCTCACCTGTACCAGGTGAGTTTAAAACAGAGcgaaaaaaaggagaaggagagactGTATGAAGAAGGGATAGAAGGTAAGAGGAACCAGGTGGAAGGATGGAAGGAGGGTGAGAAACCCAGTTAAGGCAGAGTTTTCTTGGGGTTCCTGCAGTATGGCGGGGTCACACATAGGTGGACCGCTCGGTCAGAGATTGCAACTGCTTCTCAATGATACAGCGAAATAATTTGTAcctgaaaaaaacaagagtggaagagagacaagagagaggtaaagaagagagagagagagagagagagagagagagagagagagagcttagaACATTTGTAGGATCTAGTTTTACTGCTGcagaattaattttgtttaatgtatgtctccccctggtggacagaACATGGTTCTGCAACCCTGAGGTGACGTCAAACGCACTATGCCAGTCTTCAACTATGCCTAAAAACTGGTAGGAGCCCTGTATAGTTGTAAAAAAGGTTCcatatgcatttgaaaattcaataaaatgagtttttaaaaatctttttgagCACAAGTATAATCTCAAGTATAGTATCATGGTTCTGCTCCtaaagataaaacattttcctgCACTTTCAAATGTAAGGTAATTTTCCCTGTTCCACAGTGAATATTGTGAGTGCTTGGTCGGGATTTCGTTATCGGTAGAGAGGGAATTACCGTTTTCTGAGCTTCTGTacctccctgtcctcctcctccttcagttTGGTGATGAAACTCCGCAACACCGGCATCTCAAACTTGATGTACTGCGCCACCTGTAGGCGAAGCAAAGCGTTACCATACTTAAGGAGTCACTCTGAGATCGAGAACaagcaaaacagacagagacattgAACCAGATCACCCATGTGTTCTGAGGAAGTGCGGAGAAAGGTTTCATGATTACATGATCTCAGGGTCACTGGGTCACATGGTCCAAGAATCACATCTCAGACTCTACACAGGGTTTTTGTCAGTCCAAACTTAGAGCACaatattaaccctttaactAAAGGAATCCACACAAATGCCCCCTCGTTgtatttaaatgacttttataTATTCACTCAGTAATGCTTGCACCATCCTTTTTCACTGGTGTTACTTATCTTGTGACTTGGTATTACTTGGTATCTTGTGACTACATAAAaggtttttcataattttacttCGCAGTTCAAACTGCACAAACCATgtctcattttgttttacaggtgtttgttttttttgtgtaatttcgCCTACAGCGTGCTTGAATAAACACCAAGGCGGCCCATCTAAGGCAGTTCAGTGCAGGACAGACCCTGCTATAGACCCACTAGAAACCCAGCTCTGAATTCTTAACATTCTAATTTGAATTTGTGACAATACTGCAGCAGTGGACATCCTGTACTGTTAGCACAGGAAACTCCTACTACCAGCTGGAACTTCCTGTAAATACGAAGCAGACGGGCTGGAAGACAGGTAGGGGATTGAATATCTGGGGATCGAAAGGGTCAAATGGAAATGAGGTCACATGGCCCCAGGTCACACGGTCTCAGGTCACATGGTCCCAGGTCACATGGTCTCGGGGTTAAAGTGGGTAAAAGAGTCTTACGTCGTAGGTGACCTCCTCTCCCAAGTCCTCCTCCATGAGGAAGACCTTGCAGACCTGCTCGCACGGGCCCTGGAGCACACGGATCGCCAGGGGATGATCGCTGCGTTTCAGCTTCGCTCGCTCtgggagaaacacacacacacacacacagtcacgctcaATTACACACTGctaaacacacgcatacacacacaatcacgctcAATTACACACTGctaaacacacgcatacacacacacacacgtacacacacatactgctaacacacacacaaccacgctcagttacacactgctaaacacacacatacacacacacacacacacaatcacgctcagttacacactgctaaacacacgcatacacacacacacacgtacacacacatactgctaaacacacacacaatcacgctcagttacacactgctaaacacacacacaatcacgctcagttacacactgctaaacacacacacaatcatgctgTTATACACTGCtcaacacacgcatacacacacacacgtacacacacatacacacacacaatcacgctgTTATACACTGctaaacacatgcatatatacacgcacacatacacacacacacacgtacatacacacacatactgctaacacacacacaaccatgctcAGTTACACACTGataaacacacgcatacacacacacacacgtacacacacatactgctaacacacacacaatcaccctcagttacacactgctaaacacacacacaatcatgctgTTATAAACTGCtcaacacacgcatacacacacacacacacacacacacacgtacacacacatactgctaacacacacacaatcacgctcagttacacactgctaaacacacacatacacacacacgtacatacacacacatactgctaacacacacacaatcacgctcagttacacactgctaaacacacacatacatacacacacacacacagaattacaAGCCgctataaacaaacacacacaatcacgctgTTATACActgctaaacacacacatacatacacacacacatacacacacatactgctaacacacacgtacatacagtaTTACAAGCCGctataaacaaatacacacaaacaaacacacagtaatacacacatacacagacataaacacacacatacatgcagtgTTACAAACTGCAGTgtaaaaacgcacacacacacacacacacacacacacacacgtgcacacactcacacgctgcGCGCAGATGCGGGCAGCAGGCACTGACCGCCACTGGTGTGCACGAGGTACAAGGCGAAGTCGTCCGGGCTGTTCTCGATCTTAAATTTGCTGAGCAGCACGCGCAGGACCTGAGGGGTCGTCATACAGCTGTTGATACGGACGTTCGTCAGAGTGCCGTACGCAGGGGTGAACACtgctgtctgagagagagagggagagagggagagagagagagcgagggagtgccagagagagggagagagagagagggagagagagggagaggagagagagagagggagagagaggggagagagagagagagagagggagagagaggaggagagagagagagagagggagagagggagagagagagggagagggggagagagagggagagagagtttcaTGATACTATTCATCGTCTTatgattttgatttaaaaaaattacttgcTTTGTgctacaataaaaaatgaatgattctagggagaaaatgagagggggagagacagagagggaccaGACCTCTGCAGTTATCACAGTGAAATGTGCACTGCTGTAAACCTCAGGGTGCATCCTGCTGTTCCAAGCTGAATAGTGcagtgcattcacacacacacacatgcgcatccTGTGCTGTTACCTTGTGGTTGTAGTAGTGGCCGTTGATGGAGAATCGATGGCGTCTGATTCGCCGCTGGTCGCTAGGCGATCGCCGGGGGCCCCGCCTCCACACCCCCGCGTCACTTTTAGTCCTCAGGAGCTGTGGGgactcttcctctccttccccagACAGACAAaggagcagacagacagtcagtcagtcagtcagtcagtcagtgtgtgcgtgagtgcgttcTTCACAGGCGGAATCAATAAGATGACTGCAACACTGCAACAGAATACTAACAGTGTTCCAGGTTgaacaaatgtgtaaaaactCCCTAAATATCCCGTTTGGAACATAGCATTTATGGTTGAAATATGGGACATCCCAAATAATATGAGATGGTCGGCAACAGAGATGGATACACGGGGTATAAAAAGCTGCTTCTCAAGTACAGCCCAAAAAACAACTTGCCAGCCAACTGATCTGCACCTGCCTCTGAGCGCAACGAAAACGCCCTTACTCTGACCTGTCTCTGCTTCCTTCTTCACAGCGCTGTTGTTCGATTGGCCCTCTGGCTCTGTCACCTCGACAGAAGGCGGGGCTTGCTGGGAACCCTCTTTACTGTGGATGGGGAGAGAGATTTATTTAAGCTCATTGTGATCCTCACCATCATAATAGCTAATGATTATGTCTCACGATCATtagttaaataaatactgttgtATACAGCATACTCATAGCATGATACACTTTGtgcatttctgtatttcattccaaaaaaaaagcttattgaACTGGAACTGAGAGGGGGTCCTGATGGTTATCAATTTTCCCTTGAAAGTAGAACAGCTTTGTTTGCCTATGCCTGTTTATAAGTCGCATAATAGTAGGAATATATGAACCATTTCATATTTGTATATGACTGCTTTGTAACACTTTTGCTCTGCTAATAAAGCACCattaaattgaactgaacaGAACAAGTGAAAGacggaagagaaagaggggtggTGGGATTGAAAGCTGCCGAAGGTAACATGAATACACAGATATTCACACCTCACACTTGTCCTGTTTACTATAAAAGATAAAACAACGAGATTCATCAGTTTCAGCATACTGCCTTCAACATACTTTATCTTTGTCTGTTTATACTCTACCATCTCTATTTACCCTGTAAACAGTAAAGTCATTCAGGCACTTCATTAATGTAATGTCAatcttgatttattttactcACTCAGAATTTTTCTGGACCCACCTGATACCTGCACAAACAGATCCATAAATACAGCTTTTATGCACACACTGGTACATATTGAGCAAAGGGAACAGAGGAGGCCAGGAGTTCTGTGGGTTCTTTGCACAGTGCTGCTGTTTATGCACAGCTTGCCTTTTGCCCGCGGTTCAACCCCGtctcagcacttcctgtgtacCGATTACAAGCCAACTTCCCCATTTGaaccttgacctctgacctctgagccTCCAGATTGCAGCCCGAGTGCCAGGATGTGGAGGCGGGAGGCGGTCTGATTCGCTCCTTGTCGTCCTGCATCTGAAGCCTGATTGGTCGTCGCAGGCCCCAGGAGATGTTGAGCAGCCCCTCCACGATCAGCTCGTCCTCCTCCTGCGTGGGCCGGGGCGagacacaacacaacactgcacacaagACTGCTGCACGACCACAGTCATGCACCACACCAAAATAGGAATAAATCAGTTCCGCCATTTTAAGGTTCCATGGTCAAATCATTTTATCCTCACTAGTTTCAGTTTGTAAGGTTAATGGGGTAAATATTGTTAATAAATAGCATAATTTAGCATATACAAAGTTATTTTTAGAACTTAATTTTATCaataacattataattactGCTACTTTTAGTCTTACAaataaagagagtgagagagacagagaaaatgtgACAGATTTTATTGAATCACTTGTTCATTtatcctccattttgtttttctacttAATGGCTGTGTGTCATGTCTGTACATGTATCTGTGCTTTGGTATATACAAGATCTCTTACGTCGTGCCGAtttgaatttggaaaaaaaaaagtgaatatgagaaagagagagtgggagaaagcatgagagagagaaagagagggaatgagggagggaggaagagagagaatacaCCATGCAATAAAGAAAGCGAGGGAACACTGTACGAAGAGAAGCATGGGTCTCACCTCCCTGTGTCGGAGCTGGAGCGCCTGTCCCTCATAGTACAGGTTGTAGGTTTTCAGGTGTGACAGCAGAACGCTCCTGCAACAGACAGCGCAACCACCGCCTCATCAGTCCTGACAGGACCTAGCCTGCAGAAGTGAGCCGGCCCCACAGAACCCACAGTACTGGCTCCAAAACCACACTGAAAAGCCCCAAACGCCTTTAGCAACAGGCCTCGCTTGGCGCTTCGGACAAGTGCTTAAGCACTAATACTGAGCGCGACAGCAGCAGACGAGGCTCCTCTGGTCAGCTCGTCCAACGACCTGTGGCAGGATGGACTTCTGGTGGGAGGTGACGGACGGTAAGGGTCGGTAAATTAACTTACCGTATATACACCGTCCAtcagcggccattttaaaacattgcagCTGCTGCGTGCACTGTACTTGCGGGTGGGCGTGTGAGGCtattttttaca is a window from the Anguilla rostrata isolate EN2019 chromosome 14, ASM1855537v3, whole genome shotgun sequence genome containing:
- the LOC135238785 gene encoding ras association domain-containing protein 2-like, with protein sequence MADGQDSVQIGEDRFVSKSVLLSHLKTYNLYYEGQALQLRHREEEDELIVEGLLNISWGLRRPIRLQMQDDKERIRPPPASTSWHSGCNLEAQSKEGSQQAPPSVEVTEPEGQSNNSAVKKEAETGEEESPQLLRTKSDAGVWRRGPRRSPSDQRRIRRHRFSINGHYYNHKTAVFTPAYGTLTNVRINSCMTTPQVLRVLLSKFKIENSPDDFALYLVHTSGERAKLKRSDHPLAIRVLQGPCEQVCKVFLMEEDLGEEVTYDVAQYIKFEMPVLRSFITKLKEEEDREVQKLRKRYKLFRCIIEKQLQSLTERSTYV